tttaattgataGTAATTTAGCGTATTCTTAATTTTCACATGtcgtttatatttttaaatttctaaAGAAATCAGGGTGGtcctctcaaaagaaaaaaaagaagtcaaGGTGGAAATCTTACTATCCATGGTTTGATCCATGACTTGATCTGATCTAACCTCCTATAAGATTTGCAATTAAACCCGATCCAAGAAGCATGACGCTTAGCTGGGAGAAATATTGGAAACATAAAACTAGGATGACAAGGAGAATGAGGACTCAACTCCACACACAAAGGCAGGAAACTCCGACCCACATATCATATGATCATCCATCCACCATTGTCAAGGCCATGTAATGGTAAAGGGACTTGGCCATTTAGCATATCTCCCGCTCTAGAAAAAGATCTCCTAATATAAAGGCCGAAGCCATTTTAAAGCAGCAGACAGAAGACATGTTACTCACCCAAAAGGAACTCAAGGAGATAGAAGTGTTTTGATGAATTCTATTCTAGAGTTAAGCTTTCTACATTCCCGAAAAAAATATATGCTACCACTTTCAAAAACAACAATTAAAAGAAATAGAGAAGTAGGTCCACCTTCTAGGCTAGTAAAGCATTCAAATAATTCAAACATCTCCTATTGACCATACTAGATGTCTGAGTCAAGGAGATACCAAATGCAATCTCAAATCCACCTTTTCTAAATATTCCAAAACCAAGTGCTGCAACATAAGGCAAAGGAAATCCCCCCAATATCTTTTGACTTAATTTCTTatgctttttccttttctttttcatttcttcctaTTATCTTTACATTGATGATCTGAGAAAAAAATCCTTGGACTTTTGTCTTCCTCAAAAGCTCAAAGGTTAATAGCAGTGTTGAAAtcaatgtacatatatataagcAACTCATCCAAGACATAATATTGCTATCAACCAAATTACTAGGGCAAAAATGGTAACTAATGTCTCTACCCTCTCCAAAAATAATCCGATTTAAAGAGAGAAAAATGTGCAGCTTTCAGATGACAGGTTGTGTATCATTAACAACCAGAAACTGCTTAAGAAGGTCTATATCAGTTATTCTATTTGAAGCATTTGTAGATAGTATTCTCTAAGAACTAATAACTTAGCACATGAACAGGTCAATCCCATGTTGGTACGTCCGATTTCAGTGCAAGGCTCTAATGCTCTACAGGGACAGTAATCTTTTCTGTTAATCTATAAGGTGGCAaggaatcattcttttctaaaaATTCCTTACAAGATCCAAAACTATCAAACAAAACTCAGCAAGTTGCGTACAAGCTGCAACTAAGGAACATTACATAAAGAAAAATACTTAATGTTTACTGCAGCTTCCGCAGATAGTAGTATAGGTCATCAATTTCATCAATTATAAGTTATATCATTGCAAAGCAACTGCATGCCCCTACCTCAACCAAAAATGTGTAATGAAAGCCTCatataaagaacaaaatatcagTGATAACAATAATCAAACACATGCCAGAGAAGCAAATATGGGCTTACAACAGATACCTTCATCAACATCAACAGCAACCACCAATTTCTGTGGCATTAAGTGGTCGGAAAACCCAAGGGGGTTTCCATGTCTGCATGCTCCATCTCCATTCACCAATTTTGCACCCACCTCCTCTCCAAAAACTATTTCAGAATCCCGAACAAATTGCCAATAAGGCGCTACAGCATGAGCTTTTCTAGTTTCATCATGTACCCTTCTAAAAACACCATTATGGCGATCCATGCAACTTCTCAAACGCAAGGCATGATTTGAAATAATTCTGGAGCTAATTCCCATATCAACCCAACCCTTGCTATGGAGTCCACTTCGCTCATAAGAGTCACTTAACTGGCTGAACCCACAGAAACTTGCAGAGAAGGGATGCCTAGTTAAGGTCATCGAAGCACGACTACTCCAAAGAGTCTAATTGAGACGAGAACAATCGCAAAGCTTCTCTATTTAACATCACTTTGCACACATTCCAGTGAAATCGAAACGCTCTGACACTAACAACAGCCCAAATCCCAAGAAACAGAAATCCTCCAACTAAAAGTCAGGCAGAATccataaaaaaatcaataaaattttgcaaaaatccataaagaataaatcaataaaatttTGCAAAAATTACCAAAGAACCAAAGCGCGAAGAAATCCAAAAGGAAGAGCAACGATGTATGAATCAAAAACGGCGGtttgaaagggaaaaaaaaatcacctgCTAACCTTTCATAAAAAATCAACGATTTGTGTCCAAAGAAACGATCTTTCCGGTTCAAAACAGAAAGAAATCAGGATTTCACAACCAGAATCGAATCAATACTGTTTCAGATAAACTGAAAAAAATCGACATCCAACCGGCGAAAACGAAAAAAAACTATTCCGATCCAAATATGAAGGAAAAGATGACTGCTTGGTGCCGTAAGAACCCGAAATCCCACAATAACCGGCGAGACGCCCCCAAAACCAAAATCTCAGACGAAGCAATTAAAActggaaaaataagaaaaaaatcgaATTAAAGCCGGGCAATTGGGGGACGAGGAAGAACTCTCGCTCCCACAGGCGTCCCGGAATCGGAGAGAGACTAAAACGGTTATGAATTCGGGATTTCTTCGAAAACACTCGCCCAcctctcttcttttgttttttagggttttcggaagTATTGTTTGCGAATGGTTTTGAAGAGGCTTTTCCGCGAATTCCGATCACGCGCTTCTTCCGGGGTGGTGGGCTTTTTTTTTGGGCACCGACTCGAGGGCGATAATGATTGGGCCGCCTCGCGTACGATCTGGACCGTACGATGTACGGTGGCATCTTTTTGCACGGCTGTCCGAGAATGGTTTTGGTGATCCAATGGTCAGAATCAGCCGGATAGGCTGTAAATTGGATGCAGCTCTGACTCCAGTGTTCCCCCGAAGGTAACTTGATTGATATGAAGCTGGGGGCACCAATTGGATCCTggacaaaaaacaaaaagaaaaatcaaaaaataaaataaaataaataaatattcttaatattaagattttttacataaatatttttttaaatatcaaattttgtataaatatccttccaaattaatatttacatgtataccctagtaaaacacttgttttgctattatactattttttatctttatttttcatatGTATCCACCACATTTAATGCCGTTAAAATATTAacgatttttaaatta
Above is a window of Phoenix dactylifera cultivar Barhee BC4 unplaced genomic scaffold, palm_55x_up_171113_PBpolish2nd_filt_p 001168F, whole genome shotgun sequence DNA encoding:
- the LOC120103732 gene encoding uncharacterized protein LOC120103732 isoform X2 produces the protein MTLTRHPFSASFCGFSQLSDSYERSGLHSKGWVDMGISSRIISNHALRLRSCMDRHNGVFRRVHDETRKAHAVAPYWQFVRDSEIVFGEEVGAKLVNGDGACRHGNPLGFSDHLMPQKLVVAVDVDEVLGSFLSALNQFIADRYSSNHSMSEYYVYEFFKIWNCSRTEADIRVHEFFKTAYFKEGIHPIPGARHALHRLSAFCNLSVVTRFTLEIILHWMDNHGQNLRSAGLWEPKS